The Candidatus Omnitrophota bacterium genome has a segment encoding these proteins:
- a CDS encoding alpha/beta hydrolase, giving the protein MRTRKLGLLFLLPLLAVIISLMTSANGFAAAPEPGKELLWPGGAPGATGGGDLDKPTLWIYQPDESMRNGASVVICPGGGYRGIAIDHEGHQVAKWLNENGVTAFILTYRKAPEYHHPAPMQDVQRAIRTVRARAQEWKIDPQRIGVLGFSAGGHLASTAATHFDAGDKNAADSIERASCRPDFAVLVYPVISFTTEYAHVGSRNNLLGENPDPERVKQFSNELQVTPETPPAFLIHTTEDSGVPAENSILFYLAMRKAGVSAEMHIFEKGKHGFGLGPNDPVLSQWPKLCIDWMKQRGMLEK; this is encoded by the coding sequence ATGCGAACGCGAAAACTCGGTTTATTATTTTTGTTGCCACTTTTGGCGGTGATCATTAGTCTGATGACGTCCGCGAACGGCTTCGCTGCGGCTCCCGAACCGGGGAAGGAATTGCTCTGGCCCGGCGGCGCGCCGGGAGCAACGGGCGGCGGCGATTTGGACAAGCCGACATTGTGGATTTATCAACCGGATGAGAGTATGCGGAACGGCGCTTCCGTCGTAATCTGCCCTGGCGGAGGCTATCGGGGAATCGCCATCGATCACGAAGGCCATCAGGTGGCGAAATGGCTGAATGAAAACGGCGTAACCGCTTTTATATTGACTTATCGCAAGGCGCCGGAATACCATCATCCCGCGCCTATGCAAGACGTGCAGCGCGCTATCCGCACGGTGCGGGCGCGGGCGCAGGAATGGAAGATCGATCCGCAGCGGATTGGCGTATTGGGTTTTTCGGCGGGGGGACATCTGGCGTCCACGGCGGCGACGCATTTCGACGCGGGGGACAAGAACGCCGCCGATTCCATCGAGCGCGCCAGCTGCCGTCCCGATTTCGCCGTGCTGGTTTATCCCGTAATTTCCTTCACGACGGAATATGCGCATGTAGGTTCGCGCAATAATCTGCTGGGCGAGAATCCCGATCCGGAACGGGTGAAGCAATTTTCCAACGAACTGCAGGTAACGCCGGAAACGCCGCCCGCGTTTTTGATTCACACGACGGAAGACAGCGGAGTACCCGCGGAAAACAGCATTCTCTTCTACCTGGCCATGCGCAAGGCGGGAGTTTCCGCCGAAATGCACATTTTCGAGAAAGGCAAACACGGTTTCGGCTTGGGACCAAACGATCCCGTATTAAGCCAATGGCCGAAACTGTGCATCGACTGGATGAAACAACGGGGAATGTTGGAAAAGTAA
- a CDS encoding plasmid pRiA4b ORF-3 family protein, producing the protein MIHKNMPQDEKIYRLNITLQYSNPPIWRSFEVPYRITLSRLHRIIQIVMGWEDDHLWDFVVGKTFYSDSPSYSDLSFFGLPNKIKIVDSSMTMLCAVLKRVGNKIVYIYDMGDNWKHDIVLEEKFPPETGVSYPRCIAGERACPPEDCGGIGGYYSMMECLSDPQNSEYEFYKEWLGDEYDPAHFDLEKINMTLKKLKMK; encoded by the coding sequence ATGATTCATAAAAACATGCCCCAAGACGAAAAAATCTATCGGCTGAATATTACGTTGCAATATTCGAATCCGCCTATATGGAGAAGCTTTGAAGTTCCATACCGCATTACGTTATCGCGTCTTCACAGAATCATTCAGATTGTCATGGGATGGGAGGACGACCACCTTTGGGATTTTGTCGTCGGAAAAACATTCTATTCCGATTCGCCTTCCTATTCCGATTTGTCATTCTTCGGTTTGCCGAATAAGATTAAGATAGTCGATTCGTCTATGACCATGCTATGCGCTGTTCTTAAGCGTGTAGGGAATAAGATAGTTTATATTTACGATATGGGAGATAATTGGAAGCATGACATTGTTTTGGAGGAGAAATTTCCTCCGGAAACCGGCGTCTCCTATCCTCGCTGCATCGCGGGCGAACGAGCTTGCCCGCCGGAAGACTGTGGCGGAATCGGCGGCTATTACTCTATGATGGAATGCCTAAGCGATCCTCAAAACAGCGAATATGAATTCTACAAAGAATGGCTTGGAGACGAATATGATCCGGCGCATTTCGATCTGGAAAAAATAAATATGACGTTGAAGAAACTTAAAATGAAATGA